In Theileria equi strain WA chromosome 4 map unlocalized gcontig_1105316255033, whole genome shotgun sequence, the following are encoded in one genomic region:
- a CDS encoding conserved hypothetical protein (encoded by transcript BEWA_014840A) — MENVTLLFHIVILYILSSTNVDSIKVVNRRILSSIAYKAAVPKRISQIGFINTSIPWNLEYRINRIGSGWGFSDKYSWKENNEYVYVTVALDSCIKSSDLNIDIKKDSISVVKQGAKVPIMSGKTKGKINISDSLWTIEDLNNQKNLQITLKKAGSNIKNWFGVILGENVRCKQYGQTVQEEFDAKCFEPNGIFWSKSLNVKAAQLNELFSQWVSRDGDLMIPFGKPMTEVEFKYILSDSGGRLTFSDTNLDEYMEIIIKSTGENSSEILFVNSASTDLLTGKFGIDLRKKLLRSLNTFIEKFETDIQEVLALMATTKKEDEYSYAGSSAFLSTDNIDSYNKYHESIRRQMRNSSNDTSSNSTAPFNDDELGISINWDALPDKNVTKEENIEHKKRMINELTEAIRSVQKPKPVETMQSIIKNFKERLALNSEEYEGLWQNSIERIEKEVEQSKEQQNIISKAKTDDDWFTNQINANIPINLSSGDSFDEIMNNPINIDTCLLVKKYHSIKKTQREQLRKRWKSNEVRLKTLIIELFQAPESLISTICNNYTELLISEDYPTLMKSYLLNNEVKDDIEKERLKFLNEFVLSLYKDSELYVLQDEQFQLAKIRQICEWAINDYDKLNDYVEANKQQYDLNFMTYLKLAISKESEKLRESGLLNEIPNPQTNTWLCILIIIERAITSLIEADMAEDIYIIGLIVTQKNADLRSYATELILATMPRSDWKAFKNLVISITDSLLSKPMEEREAENMPLHVPEACHQLRDELEKMIPDWVISELLSESDRTFMKHNNVSTVPCI; from the exons atggaaaatgtaaCCCTCTTGTTTCACATAGTGATATTATACATCCTTTCTTCCACAAATGTAGATTCTATTAAAGTTGTAAATCGCAGAATATTATCAAGTATCGCATACAAAGCCGCCGTACCGAAAagaatatcgcaaattGGCTTCATAAATACTAGTATTCCGTGGAATTTGGAATATAGAATCAATCGCATAGGTTCAGGTTGGGGATTTTCAGACAAGTATTCATGGAAGGAAAATAATGAGTACGTCTACGTTACAGTGGCTCTGGATAGCTGCATCAAGTCCTCAGATCTCAACATAGACATCAAAAAGGACTCAATAAGTGTTGTTAAGCAGGGTGCAAAGGTGCCTATAATGAGTGGAAAGACAAAA GGAAAAATAAATATAAGTGATAGTCTCTGGACCATTGAAGATTTAAATAACCAaaaaaacttacaaatAACTCTTAAAAAAGCTGGTAGTAATATTAAAAACTGGTTTGGAGTAATTTTGGGTGAAAACGTTAGATGCAAGCAATATGGTCAAACTGTTCAAGAAGAATTTGATGCTAAATGTTTTGAGCCTAATGGTATATTCTGGAGTAAAAGTTTAAATGTGAAGGCCGCACAACTTAATGAACTGTTTTCACAATGGGTCAGTAGAGATGGTGATTTAATGATCCCCTTTGGAAAGCCTATGACTGAAGTAGAGTTTAAATACATTCTTAGCGATTCAGGTGGTAGACTAACATTTTCtgatacaaatttggatGAATATATGGAAATAATAATAAAATCTACTGGCGAGAATTCTAGTGAAATACTGTTTGTTAATAGTGCATCCACAGATTTATTAACCGGAAAGTTCGGGATAGATTTGAGAAAAAAACTATTAAGGTCATTAAACACCTTTATAGAGAAATTTGAAACCGATATTCAAGAAGTATTGGCTCTCAT GGCAACTACTAAaaaggaggatgaatatagTTATGCTGGAAGTAGTGCCTTTTTATCAACCGATAATATCGATAGTTATAACAAATATCACGAATCAATTAGAAGACAAATGAGAAATTCTTCGAACGATACTTCATCAAATAGTACGGCTCCATTCAATGATGACGAATTAGGTATAAGCATTAATTGGGACGCGCTCCCAGACAAAAACGTGACTAAAGAG GAGAATATTGAACATAAAAAGAGGATGATAAATGAATTGACAGAAGCTATTAGAAGTGTACAAAAACCGAAACCTGTCGAAACAATGCAATCGATaataaaaaattttaaagaaagACTAGCGCTAAATTCAGAAGAATACGAAGGATTGTGGCAAAATTCTATCGAAAGAATTGAGAAGGAGGTTGAACAATCAAAGGAACAGCAAAATATAATAAGCAAAGCTAAAACAGATGACGATTGGTTTACAAATCAAATAAATGCAAATATCCCGATAAACCTATCTTCTGGTGATTCTTTTGATGAAATAATGAATAATCCTATTAACATTGACACATGTCTTTTGGTAAAAAAGTATCACTCCATAAAAAAGACACAAAGAGAACAGCTACGTAAAAGATGGAAGAGCAAC GAAGTAAGATTAAAAACACTTATTATTGAATTATTCCAAGCGCCTGAATCTCTAATTTCTACCATTTGTAATAACTATACCGAACTACTTATTTCAGAGGATTATCCCACATTAATGAAATCATACCTTTTGAATAATGaagttaaagatgatatagaaaaggaaaggttaaaatttttaaacgAATTTGTGCTCAGTCTTTACAAGGATTCTGAATTATATGTACTCCAGGATGAGCAATTTCAACTGGCAAAAATAAGACAAATTTGTGAATGGGCTATTAATGACTATGATAAGCTAAACGATTATGTAGAAGCTAATAAACAGCAGTATGATTTGAATTTCATGACATACCTGAAGTTGGCTATATCAAAGGAGTCAGAAAAATTGAG AGAGTCGGGTTTGTTGAACGAAATTCCAAATCCGCAGACAAATACATGGTTATGCATACTGATCATAATTGAAAGAGCAATAACCTCTTTGATAGAAGCTGATATGGCAGAG GACATTTACATTATTGGACTTATCGTTACACAaaaaaatgcagatttaCGGTCTTATGCCACAGAACTGATACTTGCTACAATGCCAAGATCAGATTGGAAAGCTTTCAAGAATCTAGTGATTTCCATAACAGACTCCCTCTTGAGTAAACCTATGGAAGAACG GGAAGCCGAAAATATGCCTTTGCACGTTCCGGAGGCATGTCACCAATTAAGGGACGAACTTGAGAAGATGATACCGGACTGGGTGATTAGCGAATTATTGTCAGAAAGTGATCGCACCTTTATGAAACATAACAATGTGAGTACAGTACCTTGCATCTAA
- a CDS encoding conserved hypothetical protein (encoded by transcript BEWA_014850A) — protein MFNLYPLRLLATTQCQSVFRGLKCTFCTLQCSKCKNGIEKQDILEFFCKVRFIYHLLITKIAQKCSWPVESTAVDKFNLYELFNIEPLYDVDKNQISKLYKQYQFILHPDRHGDRTQEELEIINSNSSIVSRYYKTILDDKERARRLFCMKYGDELFQREINKSDTDQLNYIIQVHEDIDELSSEDQLLAFKEEFKGKIEDVIANINKSFLENDPRSVLTYYRTLSFYRQVYDKLSQMSF, from the exons atgtttaattTATATCCCCTTAGACTTTTAGCAACTACACAATGTCAATCTGTCTTTAGGGGACTCAAGTGCACATTTTGTACTCTTCAATGTAGTAAATGCAAAAATGGCATTGAAAAACAGGACATCCTCGAGTTTTTCTGCAAAGTGCGTTTTATATATCATCTTTTAATCACGAAAATTGCGCAGAAATGCTCCTGGCCGGTAGAATCTACCGCAGTAGACAAATTCAATCTGTACGAATTATTTAACAT AGAACCACTATATGATGTAGATAAGAATCAGATAAGTAAACTCTACAAGCAGTACCAATTTATCCTCCACCCAGATCGCCACGGGGACAGAACTCAGGAGGAACTTGAGATTATAAACTCGAATTCTAGCATTGTTAGCAGATATTACAAGACAATTcttgatgataaagagaGAGCTAGACGCCTCTTTTGTATGAAATATGGCGATGAG CTATTCCAGCGGGAAATTAACAAATCTGATACGGATCAGTTGAATTATATAATTCAG GTCCACGAAGACATAGATGAGCTCTCCAGTGAAGACCAACTACTAGCGTTCAAAGAGGAATTTAAGGGGAAAATTGAAGATGTAAttgcaaatataaataaatcgtttctggaaaat GACCCTCGCTCTGTACTCACCTACTACAGAACCCTCTCTTTCTACAGACAAGTCTACGATAAACTCAGCCAAATGTCATTTTGA
- a CDS encoding hypothetical protein (encoded by transcript BEWA_014860A), whose translation MYFSSLSKLASIFQNSFTNTSRHLRSKLHHSSNLKISGLDNNKWTRCFSIKSQDESVCPVELSESIVRITPSLESADVSIIKVPQIGKNLKKFKLHQWFKKPGDYVKSGEILCIIETEKIFGKVYSQLSGIVIENVCKEV comes from the exons ATGTATTTTAGTTCGCTATCTAAGTTAGCTTCGATCTTCCAGAATTCCTTCACCAACACATCGAGACATTTGAGGTCAAAGTTACACCATTCGTCCAATTTGAAGATCTCTGGCCTTGACAACAATAAGTGGACACGTTGTTTTAGCATTAAATCTCAAGATGAGAGTGTTTGCCCCGTAGAATTATCGGAGTCAATTGTCAGAATAACTCCATCTCTGGAATCGGCAGATGTAAGCATTATCAAAGTCCCACAGATTGGAAAAAATCTAAAGAAGTTCAAACTCCATCAATGGTTCAAGAAACCAGGGGATTATGTAAAGTCTGGTGAAATTCTTTGCATTATAGAGACGGAAAAG ATTTTTGGAAAGGTCTACTCTCAACTTTCGGGTATCGTAATAGAAAACGTCTGCAAAGAGG TATAG
- a CDS encoding conserved hypothetical protein (encoded by transcript BEWA_014870A) yields MCNVRRYFQALILFPFFLPRFLAYKRVDPKYPHITRYKQYILAKKPTWGPPIDKPVDDESVKEFFDHVFSNPIYETSVTLDRTKTPSYVKNNNTLKGLGNKSYDKILEDIRQDVDERLSQESQDSDDEISQKDSLNDSYKINLIRQIKRGILQGNLRPISSKKNVQHERLYKSKHFTNGMHYRKLGETDFVVSELCLGTSMFDNPELIDSDHAIEIMEHAYKRYGINYFDTCEYDPYPYEPRSYLEGHHKTLNTFLKGINRQNIIISGRISSSNLGKPKTSGRFLSWVRDDILAPPNLKTIEGAVDKLLESLGTDYLDILSFVYPYRYVPLSHLGEDTYCWSKDVPRKTDKDDYYTKEWLNAQIEALNILVSKGKIRSVGLSNDTIWGMYEMKYHSDRKFKLAGTQQLYNLLHRNEVESSGMNEASLKEHLNCPIIAYGILAGGILTGKYLNPERVNPMGADKGPEIEDFGDIFSKYRSAFPEDYGHLDFGPSNARCNIFPDTFHTHRTVWCQHATAEYLKLARTHGMTLSQLSMSWVYSRPFIGFTIIGPRTIGQLHESMATLSYPVTKELEDDIHEIFLRYRAPTMGGPQILTHLDEFEVPISQNDHVRYGSIPIWSGGSHWNMEHIPSLDKLKMIKCHKDQYHDIKMMFGLFDKPNDSAWPNFRCWVERLNEGLPGEYFAVKESHLLGWNTMKFSEFVILNKTPEEFEKEDTTSFHFYWKNGKVYVGPTTKAIYNFYKDKDAVMNVMKQREREFWPAIDTNEPPEDLMIWSSVDIDLVYKRLMEMHGINALDEKQLEKILNETTIDQCKLLPEEKLCEKFAYLKKHLKS; encoded by the exons ATGTGCAACGTTAGAAGGTATTTTCAGGCCTTGATACTATTTCCTTTCTTCTTACCAAGATTCTTGGCGTATAAACGCGTAGATCCGAAATATCCACACATAACAAGATATAAGCAATATATTTTAGCCAAAAAACCGACTTGGGGACCTCCAATCGATAAACCAGTTGACGATGAAAGCGTAAAGGAATTTTTTGACCACGTTTTTTCCAATCCGATTTATGAAACATCCGTAACTTTAGATCGTACTAAAACTCCATCATATGTAAAGAATAATAACACCTTAAAAGGTTTGGGTAACAAATCCTATGATAAGATACTTGAGGATATAAGACAGGATGTTGACGAAAGACTTTCTCAAGAGAGCCAGGATTCGGATGATGAAATATCGCAGAAGGATAGTCTGAATGATAgttacaaaataaatctcATACGACAGATAAAAAGGGGTATTTTGCAAGGCAACTTGCGACCAATTTCTTCAAAAAAGAATGTGCAACATGAACGTTTATACAAGTCTAAGCATTTTACAAATG GAATGCACTATAGAAAACTTGGTGAAACAGATTTTGTAGTCAGCGAACTATGCTTAGGAACTTCCATGTTTGATAACCCCGAATTAATTGATTCCGATCATGCTATTGAAATTATGGAGCATGCATATAAACGCTATGGAATCAATTATTTT GACACATGTGAATATGATCCCTATCCATACGAACCAAGAAGTTATTTAGAGGGACACCATAAAACCTTAAATACATTCTTAAAAGGGATTAATAGACAAAATATCATAATATCTGGGAGAATATCCTCAAGTAACCTGGGGAAACCCAAAACTTCTGGTCGATTTTTATCTTGGGTGCGAGACGATATTTTAGCTCCTCCGAACCT CAAAACAATCGAAGGTGCAGTAGATAAATTACTAGAAAGTTTGGGAACAGACtatttggatattttatcTTTTGTTTATCCCTATCGCTATGTACCCTTATCACACCTAGGTGAGGATACATACTGTTGGTCCAAAGATGTTCCAAGGAAAACCGATAAAGACGATTATTATACTAAAGAATGGCTAAATGCGCAAATTGAAGCTCTAAATATCTTGGTTTCTAAGGGGAAAATTAGGTCTGTTGGTCTTTCCAACGATACGATTTGGGGAATGTATGAAATGAAGTACCATAGTGATAGAAAATTCAAATTAGCTGGTACACAACAGTTGTATAATCTATTGCATCGCAATGAGGTTGAATCTAGTGGAATGAATGAGGCATCCTTAAAGGAACATCTAAACTGTCCTATAATTGCATACGGCATATTGGCTGGTGGGATCTTGACTGGAAAGTACCTAAATCCGGAAAGAGTAAATCCAATGGGAGCAGATAAAGGCCCAGAGATTGAGGATTTTGGCGATATATTTTCGAAATATAGATCTGCATTTCCTGAAGATTATGGTCACTTGGATTTTGGACCATCTAATGCCCGATGTAACATATTTCCCGATACATTTCATACTCATAGAACAGTATGGTGTCAACATGCTACCGCAGAATATTTAAAACTAGCTAGAACACACGGTATGACGTTATCGCAGCTGAGCATGTCATGGGTATATTCACGTCCATTTATAGGATTCACTATAATTGGGCCACGCACAATTGGTCAGTTGCATGAAAGTATGGCAACATTGAGTTATCCTGTGACTAAGGAATTAGAAGATGATATTCATGAAATATTCTTAAGATACAGAGCTCCAACTATGGGTGGGCCACAGATTTTGACACATCTTGATGAATTTGAAGTACCTATATCGCAGAATGATCATGTAAGATATGGTTCAATTCCTATATGGAGTGGTGGTTCACATTGGAATATGGAACACATTCCATCATTGGATaaattaaaaatgataaagtgCCATAAGGATCAATACCATGATATTAAAATGATGTTTGGTCTTTTTGACAAGCCTAACGATTCTGCTTGGCCAAACTTCAGGTGTTGGGTAGAACGGTTAAATGAAGGACTACCTGGAGAATATTTTGCTGTAAAGGAAAGTCATTTATTAGGTTGGAACACAATGAAGTTTTCTGAGTTTGTAATTTTGAATAAAACACCTGAAGAGTTTGAGAAAGAAGATACAACTTCTTTTCACTTTTATTggaaaaatggaaaggtATATGTTGGACCTACAACCAAGGCCATTTATAACTTTTACAAAGATAAAGATGCTGTAATGAATGTGATGAAACAACGAGAGAGAGAATTTTGGCCAGCAATCGATACCAACGAGCCACCAGAAGATTTAATGATTTGGTCATCAGTAGACATAGACCTAGTTTATAAAAGACTAATGGAAATGCATGGAATAAATGCGCTGGATGAAAAGCAGTTggaaaaaattttaaatgagACAACTATTGATCAATGTAAATTGTTACCAGAGGAAAAGCTCTGCGAGAAATTTGCATACTTAAAAAAACATCTTAAATCATAA
- a CDS encoding conserved hypothetical protein (encoded by transcript BEWA_014880A) — MYILKRAFSTVGQVIGKHKHKQLISVETEIYSPFINNDVHFRGYPLRMLASQHTFLEVFHLILNAKLPEKSELDDFVKHIHSGIVDYPYVLTENLKILPANIHITDMLISCFSLVNGFENRNYGSLFGQCLGIIYSWKIKKNKNPLCSNNPVADLASRLLFRKSIDDNIAKFINVLLVLSIDHGLTSASYAARICTSELGSAYSSLIAAASIHKTCLVQLDNYDEIINEGVAMLDSHKGYIHGSRIPNELKSVVTARKDPRVGILVVSLK; from the exons ATGTATATACTTAAGAGAGCATTTAGTACAGTAGGCCAAGTGATTGGTAAACATAAACATAAGCAGCTCATATCGGTCGAAACGGAAATTTATTCACCTTTTATTAATAACG ATGTCCACTTTAGAGGATATCCCCTGAGGATGCTAGCATCGCAACATACATTTCTGGAAGTCTTCCATTTGATTCTAAACGCGAAGTTGCCAGAAAAATCCGAACTAGATGACTTTGTAAAACATATACACAGCGGAATCGTGGATTATCCTTATGTTTTAACGGAAAACCTTAAAATACTTCCTGCCAATATACACATTACT GATATGTTAATTTCATGCTTCTCTCTTGTAAATGGATTTGAAAATAGAAATTATGGATCACTATTTGGGCAATGTCTAGGAATTATATATTCctggaaaataaaaaaaaacaaaaacCCTCTCTGCTCGAACAATCCCGTTGCTGATTTAGCATCTAGGTTATTATTTCGCAAGTCG ATTGATGATAACATAGCCAAATTTATAAACGTTCTGCTCGTTTTGAGCATAGATCATGGGCTAACAA GTGCGTCATATGCAGCTAGAATATGTACCTCGGAACTCGGTAGCGCATATTCAAGTCTTATTGCTGCAGCCTCTATCCATAAGACATGTCTCGTACAACTGGATAACTACGATGAAATAATCAATGAGGGAGTAGCAATGTTAGATTCGCACAAAGGCTATATACACGGGTCTCGTATCCCAAACGAATTAAAATCGGTGGTTACAGCAAGAAAAGACCCTAGGGTTGGCATTCTAGTTGTTAGTTTAAAATGA
- a CDS encoding hypothetical protein (encoded by transcript BEWA_014890A) — translation MTPLLELESKLNGKAHPVFEMYIAYSIMELTRYHSKNSIELMKSILTLSRIAGWISHISEQTKIGRRIEHLSAYIGVPPRNINPDL, via the exons ATGACCCCTTTGCTAGAATTGGAATCCAAGTTGAATGGCAAAGCGCATCCAGTATTTGAAATGTACATTGCCTATAGTATCATGGA ATTGACAAGATACCATTCTAAAAATTCAATAGAATTAATGAAAAGTATTCTCACATTATCTAGAATAGCAG GTTGGATATCGCATATTTCTGaacaaacaaaaattggaagaagaattgAGCATCTTTCAGCATATATAGGAGTACCTCCTAGAAACATTAACCCTGACTTATAA
- a CDS encoding hypothetical protein (encoded by transcript BEWA_014900A), with product MNIAKKLLGCLRNNTKRITVKDIVGNVYRKDDSLEYPFNVSCIELCYQNSTHSCHNRQKRFVSHSNSGGNGTATSKVETNACVSGEIFDKDTFVKLLRLTSTNSSDLFSAINKSKDELRKLSAESHPFSKHDLHILMQLLSEVLAIKTNKKDVDLFHSVLESFRNDSKFPSGLGLCTMFSSTNDSKAKLPSRTFSRTLANKIGIMGAKFLAPKSMTMIDEVKYDTISFKEILMDKFVLTIGGKRDDVFKGPHIFKEAMAHQIVLPHPHLHSEPGNPPDREQYKKTVFKTFEKGIVLRMEIVLLVKQSLSLLDSDDNIVWKDVNPDSYHRLYFESELKPEEGLNAANSMKFTNTDWVLVDINSVLCGNNPF from the exons ATgaatatcgcaaaaaaACTTTTAGGTTGCTTAAGGAATAATACAAAGAGGATAACTGTTAAGGATATTGTCGGAAATGTGTACCGTAAAGATGATTCTTTAGAGTACCCCTTTAACGTGAGCTGTATTGAATTATGTTATCAAAATAGCACACATTCGTGCCATAATAGACAAAAGAGATTTGTATCTCATTCTAACAGTGGAGGTAACGGTACTGCGACTTCCAAAGTTGAAACCAACGCTTGTGTTTCCGGAGAGATATTCGACAAGGATACTTTTGTAAAGCTTTTAAGGTTGACAAGTACTAATTCAAGTGATTTGTTCTCCGCAATTAACAAATCCAAAGATGAACTACGGAAGCTATCCGCTGAATCACACCCATTTAGCAAACACgatctacacattttaatgcagttatTATCTGAAGTATTAGCAATAAAAACCAACAAAAAAGATGTGGACCTGTTTCATAGTGTTCTAGAGTCGTTTAGAAATGATAGCAAATTTCCCTCTGGCTTGGGACTTTGTACTATGTTTTCCTCTACCAATGATTCAAAGGCAAAGTTACCCTCTAGAACATTTTCCAGAACGCTTGCTAATAAAATTGGAATTATGGGAGCTAAGTTCTTGGCTCCCAAATCTATGACTATGATAGACGAG GTAAAGTACGACACTATCTCTTTCAAAGAAATACTTATGGATAAATTTGTACTGACAATAGGTGGGAAGCGTGACGACGTGTTCAAAGGACCACACATATTTAAGGAGGCGATGGCCCATCAGATAGTATTGCCACATCCACACCTGCATTCGGAACCAGGTAACCCGCCTGATAGAGAGCAATACAAGAAGACAGTATTTAAAACATTCGAAAAGGGTATCGTATTACGCATGGAAATCGTGCTGCTAGTCAAACAGTCGTTATCACTTTTAGATTCGGACGACAACATTGTTTGGAAGGATGTAAATCCAGATTCATACCATAGATTATATTTTGAATCTGAACTTAAACCGGAAGAAGGATTGAATGCGGCAAATAGTATGAAATTTACCAATACAGATTGGGTACTAGTGGATATCAATAGCGTACTTTGCGGTAACAACccattttaa
- a CDS encoding conserved hypothetical protein (encoded by transcript BEWA_014910A), whose amino-acid sequence MINLTGARAFSGYAYPGASRMRWYFVKPYVRVDPNSLLHYPEISKIDGRKIDWMYDRPIDRSEIVSIYGPNTIELRNLPMGRTPEYLQERLRRFFSKYGVVTFCRCKPHDLDPYQCNGVGYVTFRSKKASIDAAGANLVLPFTLHSKIISIRHLDTDKRNDPDYLFKQYHYNKQILSLCKGLYEKIYKNGDCTINTVSHGLYERSFYTGRLQRAGLSVLMRFGSWDNFFNFDPFNKIFQLQDGKITLLLTGNDNMERILKKAHISLEAIVNDTITQHWRQGKIELIEQAQKHADSLYHQTPLPEQLQLLSRSHTMYRLHDERHLLKMSIKQKRNEARRLHRLAKKQNLKL is encoded by the exons ATGATTAACTTAACTGGTGCGAGAGCCTTTTCTGGCTATGCGTATCCAGGAGCTTCGCGTATGCGCTGGTATTTCGTAAAGCCATATGTGAGAGTAGACCCAAACAGCCTACTTCATTAtccagaaatatctaaaatcGATGGTAGAAAGATAGATTGGATGTATGATAGGCCTATAGACAG ATCTGAGATCGTATCGATATATGGACCAAATACCATAGAACTACGCAACCTACCAATGGGTCGAACACCTGAATACCTGCAGGAACGTTTGAGAAGGtttttttcaaaatacGGGGTTGTTACGTTTTGTAGATGTAAACCTCACGATCTGGATCCATACCAATGTAACGGCGTAGGATATGTGACGTTTCGCAGTAAAAAGGCATCAATAGATGCGGCAGGTGCAAACCTTGTTCTTCCCTTTACTTTACATAGCAAAATTATCTCTATTCGTCATCTAGACACGGACAAAAGAAATGATCCGGATTATTTATTTAAGCAATACCACTACAATAAACAGATTTTATCACTTTGCAAAGGATTATACGAGAAGatatacaagaatggagacTGTACTATAAATACTGTATCGCATGGCCTCTATGAACGTAGTTTCTACACTGGAAGACTACAAAGAGCTGGTCTATCTGTACTCATGCGCTTCGGTAGCTGGGacaattttttcaacttCGATCCATTTAACAAGATATTTCAACTACAAG ATGGAAAGATAACTCTATTGCTAACTGGCAACGATAATATGGAGCGCATTTTAAAAAAAGCTCACATCTCATTGGAAGCCATTGTAAACGACACAATAACCCAGCACTGGCGACAAGGTAAAATAGAACTCATAGAGCAAGCCCAAAAACATGCTGATTCTCTCTACCACCAAACACCACTTCCGGAGCAACTACAACTACTATCAAGAAGTCACACAATGTATCGCCTACACGATGAACGACATTTACTAaaaatgtctataaaaCAAAAGAGAAACGAAGCCAGAAGGCTGCATCGCTTAGCTAAAAAGCAAAATTTAAAGTTATAA
- a CDS encoding protein kinase domain containing protein (encoded by transcript BEWA_014920A) encodes MLGRSLEIRVGGKYRLGRKIGSGSFGDIFIGTHITTGEDVAIKLESHRSRHPQLLYESKLYKLLAGGVGIPTIHWYGIEGEYNILIMDLLGPSLEDLFTICNRKLSLKTVLMLADQMLNRIEYCHSKNFIHRDIKPDNFLIGRGKKMSIVYIIDFGLAKKYRDSKTAQHICYREGKNLTGTARYASINTHLGIEQSRRDDMEALGYVLLYFMRGSLPWQGLKATSKKDKYDKISEKKIAIPVDLLCKQLPFEFVTFINYARSLRFEDRPDYSYLRRILKDLFFRQGYQYDFIFDWTFLHTAQLMHSMMAEDIERFERITKDRDQEEANARPTLKNK; translated from the coding sequence ATGCTGGGCAGATCACTAGAGATTCGTGTGGGTGGAAAATACCGCTTAGGGCGCAAAATCGGAAGCGGatcctttggagatattTTCATTGGCACCCATATCACGACTGGCGAAGATGTTGCGATCAAACTAGAGTCTCACAGAAGTCGTCACCCCCAACTGCTTTATGAGTCAAAACTTTACAAACTGTTAGCTGGTGGTGTAGGTATTCCTACTATTCACTGGTACGGAATAGAAGGAGAATATAACATATTGATTATGGATTTATTAGGTCCATCACTAGAAGATTTATTTACGATATGTAACCGTAAATTAAGCTTAAAAACAGTACTAATGTTAGCAGATCAAATGCTAAATCGTATAGAATATTGCCACTCCAAGAATTTCATTCATAGGGATATAAAACCAGATAATTTCCTTATTGGCCGCGGGAAAAAGATGTCCATTGTTTATATAATAGATTTTGGGTTGGCAAAAAAATACCGCGATTCTAAAACGGCGCAGCATATTTGTTACAGGGAAGGAAAGAATCTGACCGGTACGGCTCGTTATGCGAGCATCAATACCCATTTGGGTATAGAACAGAGCAGACGTGATGACATGGAGGCACTGGGTTACGTTTTGTTATACTTCATGCGCGGTAGTTTGCCTTGGCAAGGATTAAAGGCTACCTCTAAGAAGGATAAGTACGATAAAATTAGCGAAAAGAAAATCGCTATTCCCGTTGATTTGTTATGCAAACAGTTACCCTTTGAGTTTGttacctttataaattacGCACGTTCATTGCGTTTTGAAGATCGTCCCGATTATTCATATCTTCGAAGGATCCTTAAAGATTTGTTCTTTAGACAAGGATATCAATACGATTTCATCTTTGATTGGACATTTCTACATACTGCACAATTGATGCACTCAATGATGGCTGAAGATATCGAACGTTTTGAACGTATCACAAAAGACAGAGATCAAGAAGAGGCTAATGCACGGCCTACTTTGAAAAACAAGTAA